CGCGCAGGTCGCCGATCTCGCTGTCGTCGAGGTCGGAGGTCTCGAACGCCTCGAAGGCGCCGTCGGCGTCCTTCTTGAGGATCAGCAGGTCCAGGATCCGGATCAGCCCGCGGTCGACGTAGTCCTTCAGGACCGGGGCGACCTCGCCGTTGAACTTGCTGCCCGGGAACTCCACCACGATCCAGTCGACCGGGCCGAGCTCGTCAATGTTCACGCTCATGCGCATCTCTCCTTCCAGGAGTCGGGGCGGCACGGAGCCGACCGTCCACCGCCACGCTCACACCCTGGGCCGGGTCTCAGACAGTGCCGTTGGGCCCTGCGCTTCCGGCTCCCGGGCCGCGGCTAGTCCTGGCGCTCGTACCAGGGCGTCACCTGGTCGGCGTACCCGCCGGAGCGTAGTCGCGCGGCCATGAACCTCATCGGTCGGTCGATGTGCCGGAAGAAGGTCTGGTAGCTGGGGCACAGGTAGTGCAGCCCGGGTTCCCCATCGGGGGTGGAGGCGAACCGGTCCTTGGGGCAGCCGCCGTGGCAGGCGAAGCGGACGTCGCAGTGCCGGCAGTAGTCGGGCAGTGTGTCGCGTTTGGCGTTGCCGAAGGCGACCTGCTGCGGTGAGGCGACCAGTTCGAGCAGGGGCCGCTGGGTGATGTTGCCGAGCAGATACTCGGGTTCGACGAAGTGGTCGCAGGAGTACAGGTCGCCGTTGTGCTCCAGGGCGAGTGCGGTGCCGCAGGTCTCGGCGTGCACGCACACTGCCCCCGGCACCCCGACCCAGTTGGCCAGCGCCGTGTCGAACATCTGCACGTACACCTGTCCGACGTCGCGGCGCACCCACTCCTCGAACACCTCGATCAGGAA
This Actinomycetes bacterium DNA region includes the following protein-coding sequences:
- a CDS encoding DUF6325 family protein codes for the protein MSVNIDELGPVDWIVVEFPGSKFNGEVAPVLKDYVDRGLIRILDLLILKKDADGAFEAFETSDLDDSEIGDLR